The Chitinophagales bacterium genomic sequence TTATAAATTAAATAAACAAATCATGGGAAATTTATCGCAAACAACTTATGCTTCTGCTTTAGACACAGTTAAAGCACTAAAAGCAAAATTCGGTAATACTTGGGACGCTATTGAACCTGAATATGCAGGTAGAATGATCGTTCAAAATCGTTTCAAAACTGGTCTTGATATTGCAAAATATACAGCTGCTATTATGCGTAAAGATATGGCAGAATATGATGCAGATTCATCAAAATACACACAATCATTAGGTTGTTGGCATGGTTTTGTTGCTCAACAAAAAATGATTGCAGTTAAAAAACATCACAAAACAACTTCAAAAAAATACCTTTATCTTTCTGGTTGGATGGTTGCTGCATTAAGATCTGAATTTGGTCCATTACCAGATCAATCTATGCACGAAAAAACTTCAGTTCCTGCACTTATCGAAGAAATTTATCAATTCTTAAAACAAGCAGATGCTGTTGAATTAAACGATTTATTTCGTCGTTTAGAAGCTGGTGAAGATGTTCAAGCTCAAATAGACAACTTTGAAACTCATGTTGTTCCTATTATTGCTGATATCGATGCTGGTTTCGGAAATCCAGAAGCTACTTACTTATTAGCTAAAAAAATGATTGAAGCTGGTGCTTGTGCTATTCAAATTGAAAACCAAGTATCTGATGTAAAACAATGTGGACACCAAGATGGTAAAGTAACTGTACCTCATGAAGAATTTCATGCAAAATTAAATGCAGTTCGTTATGCTTTCTTAGAATTAGGTATTGATGATGGTATCATTGTTGCTCGTACAGACTCAGAAGGTGCTGGTTTAACACAAACCATTCCTTATTCTCAACAAAAAGGCGATTTAGCTTCTCAATATATTAGTTTCTTAAAAACAGAAGAAATTGATATTGCTGATGCTAATGAAGATGATGTTTTGATTAAAAAAGACGGAAAATTACATCGTCCTGCTCGTTTAGCAAGTGGATTATATGAATTTGCTCCAGGTACTAACATTGATAGAGTTGTTTTAGATTGTATTACAAGTTTACAAGCTGGTGCTGATTTATTGTGGATTGAAACACCAACACCACATGTTGGACAAATTGCTGCGATGATGAATAGAGTGAAAGAAGTAATTCCTAATGCAAAATTAGTTTATAACAATTCTCCATCTTTTAACTGGACACTTAATTTCAGAAAACAAGCATTTGATGCAATGGAACAAGAAGGCAAAGATATGTCGGCTTATGTTCGTGCAGAATTAATGGATGTTAAATACGACGAAACAGAATTAGCTAAAAAAGCAGATGATATGATTCGTACTTTCCAAGCAGATGCTGCTCGTGAAGCTGGTGTATTCCATCACTTAATTACATTACCTACTTACCATACAACTGCTTTACATATGAACGATTTATCTAAAGGATATTTTGGCGATGAAGGTATGTTAGCTTATGTAAGCAATGTTCAAAGACAAGAAATTAGAAAAGGCGTTTCTTGTGTTAAACATCAAAGAATGGCTGGTTCTGACTTAGGTGATGATCACAAAGAATTTTTTGCTGGCGACCAAGCGTTAAAAGCTGGTGGTGCAAAAAATACATCAAACCAATTCTAATATTCGTAGAGCGTCTCTCGTAGAGGACGCTACTACAAAATACATTTTTAAAAAGACCTTGTATTATGCAAGGTCTTTTTTGTTTATTCTTTATTGTATTGTTTAGAGTTTCCGCTCGACAATGTCTGAAATAAATTTCTAACAGCACCAAAGTTTGGAACTTTGACAATGCTATTTTTATAAAAACTTGTATCTTGTTCCATTATTCGTTAACTTTGTTTTGTGGAAGAAATAAGAAAAATCATTTTTTATAAAAACTACTTCTATGAATTCTTTAATGAACAATCAGAGAAAGTAAAATATAAAATTGATGAAGTACTATTTATAGTTACAGTAGTTGAGCGAATTCCAACTAAATTCTTTAAGAAAATAGAAAGCGTAAAAGGTTTATATGAAATAAGAATAAAATATGAAAGCAATATTTATAGAATCTTTTGCTGTTTTGATAAAGGTAAGCTCGTAATTTTATTTAATGGATTTCAAAAAAAATCTGAAAAAACGCCTACTAAAGAAATTGAAAAAGCAATTAATATAAT encodes the following:
- a CDS encoding isocitrate lyase encodes the protein MGNLSQTTYASALDTVKALKAKFGNTWDAIEPEYAGRMIVQNRFKTGLDIAKYTAAIMRKDMAEYDADSSKYTQSLGCWHGFVAQQKMIAVKKHHKTTSKKYLYLSGWMVAALRSEFGPLPDQSMHEKTSVPALIEEIYQFLKQADAVELNDLFRRLEAGEDVQAQIDNFETHVVPIIADIDAGFGNPEATYLLAKKMIEAGACAIQIENQVSDVKQCGHQDGKVTVPHEEFHAKLNAVRYAFLELGIDDGIIVARTDSEGAGLTQTIPYSQQKGDLASQYISFLKTEEIDIADANEDDVLIKKDGKLHRPARLASGLYEFAPGTNIDRVVLDCITSLQAGADLLWIETPTPHVGQIAAMMNRVKEVIPNAKLVYNNSPSFNWTLNFRKQAFDAMEQEGKDMSAYVRAELMDVKYDETELAKKADDMIRTFQADAAREAGVFHHLITLPTYHTTALHMNDLSKGYFGDEGMLAYVSNVQRQEIRKGVSCVKHQRMAGSDLGDDHKEFFAGDQALKAGGAKNTSNQF
- a CDS encoding type II toxin-antitoxin system RelE/ParE family toxin; this translates as MEEIRKIIFYKNYFYEFFNEQSEKVKYKIDEVLFIVTVVERIPTKFFKKIESVKGLYEIRIKYESNIYRIFCCFDKGKLVILFNGFQKKSEKTPTKEIEKAINIMNEYFNKKIELNEYKK